Proteins encoded in a region of the Fundulus heteroclitus isolate FHET01 chromosome 2, MU-UCD_Fhet_4.1, whole genome shotgun sequence genome:
- the ces3 gene encoding carboxylesterase 3, producing MRTVLLIVFLLPVLTVTANPAPGSSELVVSLKNGQIRGKYVTVKGTERRVKQYLGIPFARPPVGPLRLAAPQSPEPWQEERDCTRQPPMCIQNPDLVVSVSKAMSIDFAVPEVSEDCLYLNVYTPAEATRGDKLSVMVWIHGGGLMMGAASQYDGSSLAAYENVVTVIIQYRLGILGFLSTGDEHARGNWGLLDQLAALRWVQENIEAFGGDPQSVTIAGESAGGISASILTLSPHAKGLFHKAIFQSGVATLGDYTSVNPLPQAQAVANITGCGIASTEELVQCLRGKSQDELVSATRALRMFLGAAVDGDFLPGRAEDLLQRKEVMNIPVMMGVTNHEFGWILPQSFAPPGWDKGMTRESVLATVHIFNPAGVSSANSLIVDEYLKDAKTPEDIRDAYTEVIGDLLMTLPVVKVAGYHTDVGAPVYLYEFVYSANIYKSNRPSFVKADHADEVGFMFGGCFWNSHIRITANITQEDENLCRTMMSYWANFIKTGSPSGPGLVDWPQYDRQKQEYMELGQTQTVKQKLKEDRVHFITVTLPQRLEQMAAAAAKPST from the exons GGAGCAGCGAACTGGTGGTCTCTCTGAAAAATGGCCAAATTAGGGGAAAATATGTGACTGTAAAAGGCACAGAGAGGAGGGTGAAGCAGTACCTGGGGATCCCTTTCGCCCGGCCCCCCGTAGGGCCGCTCCGCCTGGCTGCTCCGCAGAGTCCCGAGCCCTGGCAGGAGGAAAGAGACTGCACACGCCAGCCTCCAAT GTGCATCCAGAACCCAGATTTAGTTGTAAGTGTCTCCAAAGCCATGTCCATTGACTTCGCAGTGCCAGAAGTTTCAGAGGACTGTCTGTATCTAAATGTCTACACCCCAGCTGAAGCTACCAGAGGGGATAAGCTGTCG GTGATGGTGTGGATCCACGGAGGAGGTCTGATGATGGGGGCCGCCTCCCAGTACGACGGTTCCTCATTAGCGGCGTATGAAAACGTTGTGACCGTCATTATCCAATATCGCCTCGGCATCTTGGGATTCTTGAG CACTGGGGATGAACACGCCAGGGGAAACTGGGGATTGTTGGATCAGCTGGCTGCTCTCCGGTGGGTGCAGGAGAACATCGAGGCCTTTGGCGGCGATCCACAATCCGTCACCATCGCTGGGGAGTCTGCGGGGGGCATCAGTGCATCCATTCTG ACTCTGTCGCCACACGCGAAAGGACTCTTCCACAAGGCAATTTTTCAAAGTGGAGTGGCAACGCTGGGCGACTACACTTCTGTGAACCCTCTTCCTCAGGCCCAG GCTGTGGCTAACATTACTGGATGTGGCATCGCCAGCACAGAAGAACTGGTTCAGTGCCTCAGAGGGAAAAGTCAAGACGAATTAGTTTCTGCAACCAGAGCG CTGAGAATGTTTCTTGGAGCCGCTGTGGATGGGGACTTTCTTCCTGGCAGAGCTGAGGATCTTCTACAGAGGAAAGAAGTTATGAATATCCCAGTGATGATGGGAGTCACCAACCATGAGTTTGGCTGGATTTTACCTCAG AGCTTCGCTCCTCCTGGCTGGGACAAAGGCATGACCAGGGAGTCAGTACTGGCTACCGTCCACATATTTAACCCTGCCGGG GTCTCTTCAGCCAACAGTCTTATCGTGGATGAATATCTGAAAGATGCAAAGACCCCCGAGGACATCCGAGACGCCTACACTGAAGTCATCGGAGACCTGCTAATGACGCTGCCTGTCGTCAAGGTGGCCGGATACCACACAG ATGTGGGCGCTCCAGTGTACCTGTATGAGTTTGTGTACAGCGCAAATATATACAAAAGCAACAGACCGAGCTTTGTGAAGGCGGACCACGCAGATGAAGTTGGCTTCATGTTTGGCGGATGCTTCTGGAACAGTCACATCAGAATTACAG CCAACATCACCCAAGAGGATGAGAATCTTTGCAGGACCATGATGTCTTACTGGGCCAATTTCATCAAAACCGG CTCTCCCAGTGGTCCTGGCCTGGTGGACTGGCCGCAGTACGACAGGCAGAAACAGGAGTACATGGAGCTGGGCCAAACCCAGACTGTGAAGCAGAAACTGAAGGAGGACCGGGTCCATTTTATCACCGTCACCCTGCCTCAGAGGCTGGAGCAGATGGCGGCAGCAGCTGCTAAACCTTCAACCTGA